The genomic interval GTTTTGAATATATGTTTCCGGTTGCTTTCATTATCCAGGGTAGCCAGTTTTTCTTCTTCAGAGAGCTGGGCATAAGTAGTGCTGCTTGCTGAAAGAAACAAGAGTAAGAAGCAAAGTAGGGTAAAGTATATCTTCATTAGCGGTATCAGAGTCTAAGAAAGAAATATAATTACTTAGTTTGAATTTCTTTAAAAAATGTATCTTGGGAGTATTTGAGTTATGTAATTTTATGTGATTCTCTGGTGAGTTATTTATCATCAATTGATTCTATAAAACCAATAACTAAATGTATACTCAGCACTCATAATGCGGCTCAGATGAAATTTATTATCCGAATCATAATGAAAAATATACATAGCACTGTTAAGGAATAAAGCATTGTCTCTGATCTTATATTTCCCTTTCTTCTGACCTCTATTTATTAGAAATTCCTTTTTATTAAAGCTGATGAGAGTATCCCCTTGTTGAAGTAATTCTGCTTTTGGATCTAAAGAATGATGAACGGCTGGGTGAATTTCCCTTATAATAATGGGATAATGCACTATTTTCCATTCACCTATTAGCGTTTCCGGAGTAAGCTGTTTTTGAGCTAATCCTTCATAGCTTAATATTAAAATGTAGAAAATTACTAATAACAGCCTCATAGAATTCTTATTAGTTTACTGCGCCACATACTCACTCACAAAATCTGATAGATATTTATATCTTTCCGTCAGCTGGCCATTTCTGGTGATGGTTGCTTTTTCCAGTACGCCCTCTTTATCTCCATTTAGTAAATGCGGCAATACCTGGTTGATGAGCTGGTGGCCAAAATAGCCGGACGCATCATAGGGAAGTTCACAGGGCAGGTTATCAATGGCCATTACTGTAATGTGTTCAGCGGAAGAAAAAGGCGGTTTTACTTCCCGGCTTACTACATCATAATCGTAAACCGGATCTGTAATGGTAGTTGTACGAACCGTACAGGGCACCGAACCATCCACATCACAGGAAATGTCTGCCACTACTTTTATCCGGAAATCTTTTCGCAGCATATCTTCTTTCGAGAATAACAAAGGCGCTTGTGGATGCCAGAAAGCAGAAGTAATTAATATATCTGCCTGGGCGGCAAAGGGATAAAACGAAGAATTGTATTCCTGCGGATTCAGATGGAAGCTGGCAGCATTCCAGGAATTACCACTTTTATGGAGATGATAATCCTGCGAACGAAGTACCGTAAACACAGGTTTGTTATATTGTTTTTGCAAGAATGCATCCGGGGAAACCTGTTGTATACCAATGGCTTCCAATACTTCTACTACCCCCTTCCCTACCCGTCCGCTTCCGGTTACAGCAATTTTAATGGGTGGCAATTGTATTTTCAGATATTCCTGTCTCATTTCCTGCATATCCTGGCAATCTCTGGCACGTTTCAACTCAAAAAGCTGATATTTTTTGCCATACGTCCAGAAAGCATTATAGGCACCCACAATGCCGGCATAGCGGCCAAAAGCAATAATACGCTGCCGGTTTGTATCATTATCGATCAGGCATTCATAATCAATCAGGGTAATATTCCTCTTCAAAATGGTTTGCAGCAGCAGGCGGTTGTACTTTTGTTTCTTTACGGTATGTGAAAAGAAGAAATACGTTTTATCCGGAAGGAGTTGGGCAACCGGCACTTCTTTAATGCCGAATAACACATCACACTGGCTCAGATCTTCCATTACTAGAATTCCTGCATTTGAATATTGCTCATCGGGCACACAACGGATCGGGCTAGGCTGTACAAATATCTGAACTTCAGGATATAGCTGAACAATTTCCTTGCATTGATGTGGCAATAAGGCAACCCGTCTGTCAGGCGGAACTTTCCCTTCTCTTATAATTCCGAATTTCATAACTCACTTACAATTATTTCTCTTCGATAAAAACTATATCTAAATATGGTTAACTTATAGATGGCCTGCTAACAAGCTTACGTCCAGCAATTCAATGTTAAGTTTATAACAAAATTTTTTATATTGGAAGCTTACATGGATAAGTAAAGTACATCACAAAACAAGGATAAAAAATTGAATTCCCTCTGATTTCATACAATACGCTTTGTGCAGGGTACAGGTGAGGCAGATGAGTTCAAGAAATGGTTACAAATCTGTACGGATGATCGTGCAAATAAAGTACCTTATCCATTTTTATACAAAAATACTTTTAAAACCGGTTCCTACGACCAATGAAACAGATAAACTGGGGAATTATCGGCACAGGAGATGTGACTGAAGTAAAAAGTGGGCCTGCCTTTAACAAGATAGCAGGTTCTAAATTAGTAGCTGTTATGCGCAGAGATGCGGAAAAAGCGGCGGATTATGCGAGGCGACATGGCGTACATACTTGGTATAGCGATGCGCAACAATTAATTAATGATCCGCAGGTAAATGCTGTTTATATTGCTACTCCTCCCAGTTCGCATGCGGAATACACCAAACTGGCTGCCGCTGCCGGAAAACCAGTGTATGTTGAAAAGCCGATGGCAATGAATTATGAGGAATGTACACGAATGATTGAAGCTTGTGAGGAAGCCAATGTGCCTTTGTTTGTTGCGTATTACCGCCGGTGTTTACCCAACTTTGTAAAAATTAAAGAACTCCTGAATAATGGCACCATTGGAGAAATACGTTGCGTAAATATTCGTTTGTTTTTTCCGCCGCCTGCGATTACCAATGGACAGATTCCCTGGCGGATAAATCCGTCGATTTCAGGTGGTGGTATATTTTATGATTTAGCTCCTCACCAGTTAGATTTGCTCGATTACTGGTTTGGACCCATTACTGCCGCCACAGGAATGGCTGCAAATCAGTCAGGGGTATATGCTGCCGAAGACATAGTAAGTGCCATTTTCTCATTTTCTAACGGGGTATTAGGCACTGGCCTCTGGTGTTTCACCGTTGATAAAAGCCAACAAACCGATCAGGGTGAAATCATTGGAAGCAAAGGCCGCATTACTTTTTCCTTTTTCGACTTAGCAGTTCCGGTACGGGTAGAAACAGGCTCGCAGACAGATGAGCTTACTTTTACTATGCCGGTAAATGTACAACATCCATTGATTCAAACCATTGTAGAGGAATTACAGGGAACAGGCAAATGCCCCAGTACTGGTGTTTCCGGTGCCCGTACAGCTAAGGTAATGGATGATATTATGGGAGAATGGTATAAACAACAAAAGCGAGAGATTTAAGTCCCTCGCTTTTGGTCCATCAAATAAAGTCTATTTACTCCCTTTCCTTATCCTCATGTAGCATGGTGGCTTCTGAGGCATTATAAGTGATTTTATTTAGGTAGAATACCTTGCGGTTATTACGGACTCCTGCATCTTTATTATTACTGATTTCCTGCTGCCCCCAGGTAATAAAATATTTCCCGTACCATTCACTTACATTCACATCTTCAGAATCGAGTATTTTATCTCCTTCATAATTGGTTTTGATCGGATAGTTTTCCTTGCCCTTAATTACTTCATTACCCTTAATTAGTTTAGTATTCAGGGTTTCGTCTTGTGGATATACCAGAATAATCTTTTCATCATCTACCGCTACTTTTACGATTTCTTCCAGGTCATAACTGGTATAATCCTGAATCTCGAAACAGTTATCCCACAGCAAGTTTCCTTGTTTATCGAACCCACTCACTACCGCATGGGTATATTTGTATCCATCAAAAATACGGTCGTTGTAAGAACGGGAATACATGCCCCCGTAAATAGAAGAAGAGCGGTACTGCGGAAAATAAGCTTCTCCGATCAGAATATATTGATTGTCTTTTTCGATAATGTCATGTAAGAGTACCCGGTAGCGCAACTGGTATTCCTTGCCTTTTTCCCGTTTTTTCACAATCCTGTTCTTTACCCTGGCTTTGCGTCTGGGCTTCATGAAATTAAAGAAATTCTCAAAATCATTGAACTTGAAATACTTAATAAATTCCTGGTCGTCGCCATTGAATTTAGCCATATACATTCCCTGGGCATAGGGAGAGTTACGAATAGAATAATTACCGATCAGGAATTGCTCGTTCTCGTTCAATGAACTGATTTTTCCGGTTTGCAGGCTCTTTTCCTTTTGCGACTCTACAGTGATATTTTTCAACATGCGGCCCCCATAATCAAAAGACCTGATAATCAGATTACTCTTGCGCCGGTTGATATTATAGGTAACTACATCTACCACGTTCTCATAGTTATCTATTTCAAGATTATCCAGTTCAGAATTAGGTTCATACAGAGCCGGAAGCACCCTGGAACGCTTGTCGAAAAAGTTAAAGGCTACTACGACCGGCCTATACCGCACCAGGCCGCCGATGTAGGCTGTATTACTTAATACTTTAAAATGAGTTACATCAATATAGGCCAGTGTACTCCCTTCAATCATCTCATATTCACCATTGGAAAAATCGAGGCGGAAAATGGCAATTTTCAGTGATTCTTTCTGGGTAAGAAGCACATAGAGAAAATCGTCGTTTTTATATACTTTGGTCGGAATGAACAGCGATTTAATGGCATACTGTTTTTCCCACACTTTATTGAGCATAGTATCGTAGCGGGCGATACGCCAGAGGTGGTTGCCGAGTTCCGGGTATATAGTCTGGGTAGAAACCAGTAAGCCCTTCTCCTTCATAGAAATCACATTGAACAACTCATTATCACCATCTGGCTTTTCAGGAGCAATTTCCAGACGGAGTACCTGATCGAGTTGGGCATAGGAGGACAGGCTACCTGCCAGCAGGCAAAACAACACCCACATACTCACTATAATTTTCCTGTACATCTTATGGGAAGATACTTTGGTTACATAGGATATGTTACTAAAATACGATAAAAAATTTGTATTTATCGGCCTTCTGCCTATATTTTCTAATTTATACCTGAAGAAATATTACTCAACTTGTATCAGATTTAGCTTTTTGCCTGCATTCAAATAAAATTTTAGCAGAAATGACTGTTCTCTCATCTTTCAATACTTATATAACTATGCTACCAACTGGAATGTTTAGTGAATGACCTGGCTGTAGAAAATTTTAAAATTCTTTGTAACCTTTCCCTAAGAGTGAGGTTTCCACTGCCAGATAACACAAAATAGGACGACCATTGCTGTAGAGGCTGTCATCCGAGAAAAACTAGATCGTAACCTTACAACTTTGAATCAGGCACCCGATAATGATATCATGCTGGAAGTAAAAGCTGGTCAGCTAGACAAGCTGGGAATCCTGTTTGAGCGGCATTCAAAAAGCTTGTTTGGCTTTTTCTACCGGATGACAGGCGACAAAGAAATCAGCCAGGATCTGGTGCAGAACGTGTTTTTCAGGATGTTGAAATACAGGCATACATTCACAGCTGAAGGAAAATTTATTACCTGGATGTATCACCTGGCCAGAAATGTAAGTGCCGATTATTTTAAGAAGAGTAAGAAGTTCAGTTTTTCTAAGAATCTGGATCTATGGGCCAACCGCCTGAGTGATCCCTCAACCAGAGAGGAAGACTTTGGCAAGGAACAGGAAATAGCCTTGCTACAACAAGCGATGGACCGTTTACCGGCTGATAAACGGGAAGTTCTGGTGCTGAGCCGCTACCAGGAATTAAAATACCAGGAAATTGCCAAAGTGCTCAATTGTACGGAGGGCAATGTAAAAGTAAAAGTCCACCGGGCTTTTCAGGAACTCAGGAACATATTTATGAAACTGACCCAGGAAAGAAAATACGAGGCCGGCGGAAAAAAATAAATGAGAAGTACAAATGAACCCTGAACAAAAACATACTCCGATGAAATGTGAAAAAATGATGTACCTGATGGTGCTGTATCTCAACGGGGAACTCAACGATATTGATAAGCTTTCCCTGGAAAGCCACTTGTCTGAATGCCAGTCGTGCAAACAGGAATTAATGCAAATGCAACTCGTACACCGCCATATGGCAGCTATTCCGGTAGCCGAGCCTGATGCCATTAAAATGCGTGCTGATTTCAATGATATGCTCTATGAATACAAGCGTGCTACGGTTCAGGCGCGTTCTGGATGGTTATCAAGCCTGAGAGAAAAAATAGCCGAAGTTTGGCAGCCTGTGTACGCCATGCAACTGCTTACCGGAATTTTGCTTTTACTGATGGGCTGGGCAGGCGGTTACTGGTTTAGCCCGCAACGGACAGAAACTCAGCAAATATCTCAGCTTGCCCTGGAAGTACAGCAAATGCGTGAAACCATGTTGCTAACAATGCTGGAAAAACCGGCGGCAACCGAACGGCTCAAAGCAGTGAATTATACCCAGAATCTGGATAAGGTAGATGAAAAAGTAATTCAGGCCTTGCTGCAAACCCTCAATAATGATCCCAATGTGAATGTTCGCTTGGTTACAGTAGAAACATTGAGCCAGCTGGCTTCTTATGCCAGTGTACGCGAAGGCTTGATTCAGGCTATTCCACAACAAGAATCGCCGCTGGTGCAAATTGCGCTGGCTGATGTAATGGTGAATCTACAGGAAAAACGCTCGGTAAGCGCTTTGAGAAACCTGCTGAAACAAGAAAATCTAAATGCTTCTGTAAAAAGTAAACTCGAACAAAGTGTAAAAGTGCTGATGTAAAAATTACTGAATTACTGAATTATATATTTTATTTTTTCTATTCCGGCCTTCTGTAATCCTGTCATTCTAACATTCCTAACACAAACCCATATAATTTATGAAAATGAAACTGATTTGCCTGGTACTTGCTTTCTTCCGGCAGCTGGCGATAGCCCAGGAAGACAAAGAAAATATTGTGAAAGAGCTCTCTTTTCCCAGACTCAGCGAAGCAA from Rhodocytophaga rosea carries:
- a CDS encoding NAD(P)-dependent oxidoreductase, which gives rise to MKFGIIREGKVPPDRRVALLPHQCKEIVQLYPEVQIFVQPSPIRCVPDEQYSNAGILVMEDLSQCDVLFGIKEVPVAQLLPDKTYFFFSHTVKKQKYNRLLLQTILKRNITLIDYECLIDNDTNRQRIIAFGRYAGIVGAYNAFWTYGKKYQLFELKRARDCQDMQEMRQEYLKIQLPPIKIAVTGSGRVGKGVVEVLEAIGIQQVSPDAFLQKQYNKPVFTVLRSQDYHLHKSGNSWNAASFHLNPQEYNSSFYPFAAQADILITSAFWHPQAPLLFSKEDMLRKDFRIKVVADISCDVDGSVPCTVRTTTITDPVYDYDVVSREVKPPFSSAEHITVMAIDNLPCELPYDASGYFGHQLINQVLPHLLNGDKEGVLEKATITRNGQLTERYKYLSDFVSEYVAQ
- a CDS encoding Gfo/Idh/MocA family protein, which translates into the protein MKQINWGIIGTGDVTEVKSGPAFNKIAGSKLVAVMRRDAEKAADYARRHGVHTWYSDAQQLINDPQVNAVYIATPPSSHAEYTKLAAAAGKPVYVEKPMAMNYEECTRMIEACEEANVPLFVAYYRRCLPNFVKIKELLNNGTIGEIRCVNIRLFFPPPAITNGQIPWRINPSISGGGIFYDLAPHQLDLLDYWFGPITAATGMAANQSGVYAAEDIVSAIFSFSNGVLGTGLWCFTVDKSQQTDQGEIIGSKGRITFSFFDLAVPVRVETGSQTDELTFTMPVNVQHPLIQTIVEELQGTGKCPSTGVSGARTAKVMDDIMGEWYKQQKREI
- a CDS encoding RNA polymerase sigma factor; amino-acid sequence: MNQAPDNDIMLEVKAGQLDKLGILFERHSKSLFGFFYRMTGDKEISQDLVQNVFFRMLKYRHTFTAEGKFITWMYHLARNVSADYFKKSKKFSFSKNLDLWANRLSDPSTREEDFGKEQEIALLQQAMDRLPADKREVLVLSRYQELKYQEIAKVLNCTEGNVKVKVHRAFQELRNIFMKLTQERKYEAGGKK
- a CDS encoding HEAT repeat domain-containing protein is translated as MKCEKMMYLMVLYLNGELNDIDKLSLESHLSECQSCKQELMQMQLVHRHMAAIPVAEPDAIKMRADFNDMLYEYKRATVQARSGWLSSLREKIAEVWQPVYAMQLLTGILLLLMGWAGGYWFSPQRTETQQISQLALEVQQMRETMLLTMLEKPAATERLKAVNYTQNLDKVDEKVIQALLQTLNNDPNVNVRLVTVETLSQLASYASVREGLIQAIPQQESPLVQIALADVMVNLQEKRSVSALRNLLKQENLNASVKSKLEQSVKVLM